Part of the Chthoniobacterales bacterium genome is shown below.
CGAGTTCGGCAACAATGGCTTCAACAGCCTTGTTGATGCCGCGCTGCAAGCTGGTTGGGTTCGCACCGGCGGTGACGTTCTTGAGGCCTTCTTTGTAGATGGCTTCAGCGAGAACGGTCGCAGTGGTGGTGCCGTCGCCAGCAATGTCCGAAGTCTTGGAAGCGACTTCGCGAACGAGTTGCGCGCCCATGTTTTCGTAAGGGCACTCGAGTTCGATTTCCTTGGCCACAGTGACACCGTCTTTGGTGATCGTTGGGCTGCCGAATTTCTTGTCGAGGATGACGTTGCGGCCCGATGGCCCGAGGGTTGCCTTGACTGCGCGGGCGAGTTTTTCGACGCCGCGAAGCAGTGCGTGACGAGCGTGCTCGTCGAATTGGAGTTGTTTAGCTGCCATAATAGTTAGATTTGAGTTGGATGTTAATGTTAGGAATTAGCCAATGATGCCGAGGATGTCGTCCTCGCGCATGATGAGATAGTTTTCGCCATCGATCTTGATTTCGGTGCCGCCGTATTTGCTGATGAGAACTTTGTCGCCGACTTTGACGGTGAATTCAGATTTGACGCCGTCTTCATTAGTTCTGCCAGTGCCGAGGGCAACGATGGTGCCTTCCTGCGGTTTCTCTTTGGCGGTGTCGGGAATGATGATTCCGCCTTTTTTGACTTCTTTTTCTTCAAGCGGCTGCACGATGACGCGGTCGCTGAGTGGTTTTACGTTAATTGCCATACTAGGATTATTTTCCGTGTTGGGTTGTTGGTTTTTGT
Proteins encoded:
- the groES gene encoding co-chaperone GroES → MAINVKPLSDRVIVQPLEEKEVKKGGIIIPDTAKEKPQEGTIVALGTGRTNEDGVKSEFTVKVGDKVLISKYGGTEIKIDGENYLIMREDDILGIIG